AAACGCGCCGTCAACAAAGATAGTCATTGTGGATGGATTGCGTCGGCGCGAGGGCTGGATGCCGTGCCGAGACGCGGCAAAAGCGcaaggcggggagggggggcgttcAGTGCGACACGCCTCAAGATTAAAAAAGGTTCATCTCAAGAGCCGCGTCACGGTGCTGCCAGATTTTTTCAGATTGCTATTTTGTCAAAGTTTGAAATGCGGCATAGCGAGCTTCTAGACAATAGCGAAATTCATATTGCTGAGATGCCGTCCACTTCTTGTCGGAACTAGCGAGAAAAGCTTCTTTGTCATTTCTTTGTAGGCTGCTAGGCAAGCATTTCCGAATATGTACAGGCTTGCACAGGGGCGCCCTCGTTCACGACCCCGATCCAAGTGCAGCGTGAAAACGGCTTTCAAAAGGAAATCATGGCAGAGACACGTCGCTCACCTGTGGATTCGACTTGGCGAGGTTCTCGATCTTGATCCACGCTTCTTCACGCTCCTTCGATTTGGCCTTCTCCCTATTGGGTCAAACATTTCCACATTATGATGACATCATCGGTTTATAACCCAAAGGGCCTCGAAGAGAAATGACGCCGCGTGCGATGCCCACTTGTTTTTCTCGGCTCGGAATTGCTGTGTGCAGTCGTCAAAGAGCTTCTGATTCATCTCCATGAACAGCTTCAGAGCGTTGTAGATGAGACCGTGGATGGTCCTGCAGGACAATTGAGAATTTGCTATCATAGCATCGGCAAGTCTGTCATCTGCCCGGCAACCGACGAGATGGCCATCGAGTAGCTTTTGTATTCAGCGGCACACACTACAAACGTTTTGGCTTATTTAACTTGTAGCAATGTTTTGCTTAGCAAGAAGTTATGAGCCCGAAACCCGGGTCGCACACTTGGAGCCCGAGAGCGGATAAATGTCTTTCGTTTGTGCGCGTACACAGATGCTCAATCGTCATATTTATCAGCGTTTGGAGGGTTACATAAAGACGTATGCTGTATTCAAGCAATTAGATTCATTACATCCCAACTtgttcgatgaaaaaaaaaaaatatcaatcccTAGGCAATTCGACCACAAATTTAGAAAATTTCGCTTCAGGAACTAACGGGTGTTATTTCCTTACCCACTTTAAATGTCATCGCAATTATGAGTTGGTGACGTTTTATTTATCCTCGaagggaaacaaaacaacacatacatttgcttttactgtcatttattttccaaCGTGTTAAATGTTGACCACTGGGCAACCATTTCAGCCTGGTCAGCTTGGAAGGGGGATTTTCCCTATTCACCCCCCAACCCAATTAATCTGCAATCCATTAATTTTTAACCAGAATGTTATAcgcaacattttcaaatgacattaTGTTTTGGGATCCTAGTTTgtgatacattttcatttttagtatgtgtatcttgttgtatttttttgcaggggCTTGGTCGGGGGATTTCTGCAGTCCCAAGAGTAGTACTGTCACACTTGCGTTCGCCGTGTGACAGCTGATGACGCATTGTTCCCTACGGGTGTCACGCGGGGGGGCAGCTAGCAACGGCGATGCTTCTCACTTGTTCCAGTGGGTCTTGGAGTTGCGGTACAGAGCGGGGAACATAATTGGGAGAATCTTGGCCGCGTTGTCGCTGATCAGACTCATGATGTACTCATTATTCCAGTAGTACAGCGCTCGCTCTGCCACCTAGAGAGGACACGGCGCATCTCAGCGGGGCGGCTAGATTAATGAATGGATTTCCCGGGATGAGCGCATTGTGTCCGTTACCTGGAAATGCGGGCTGGACACGCATTTGGCCAGTTGCCGGAAGAGAGGCTCCTGCACCTTAACAAACTCGGACGGCTCGATGACGTCCAGAATCTCCTCTAGTTCGTTGAGGAACATCACCTCCTTGGGACTGTGTGTTTTGGGCCAGTACTTGAGGAGAGCCATGACCACCTGCGGGGGGGTCAGAGAATAATGTTAAGAATCGGCCGTTTTAGACGATGCGTAAACAAGACATCAATTCAACATACCGGCTCAGTTAGAGTGCTGTCCTTTTCCAAAAACTGCACCACACAGTAAGCCAGCTGCAAAAGAGAAAAGTTCcgattttaatattttaacatctGCAGTGCATTTGctctaatttctttttttcagtgcagcATTCAACCCAAGCACGACAATCAACCGTTGCCAAACAGACAACAGACACACACTGTACCTGTGGATGGTAGACACTGAGTGACTTCACTTTGTGTAGCGGTAATAAAACCTTCAACAGGAAAATCTTGTGCTCTTCTTTTAGAGGTAAGGCAAATCCATTGATAATGCTGCGAGACAAGCAAAGCAACTCATGAAGATCTGTCGATGAGAATTATGCAACTGGACGTGTgatcaaagtcaactgggataagctccagctaaCCGGAGACACTCATGAGCACAAGTGCCACAGAAAATAGGTGGGTATTTCATAGAGTGGCGGCTATCACACTGAAGATGAAGCGAGTTCTTTTGTAggggattaccgtattttcacgactataaggcgccattaaaagtcttaaattttctccaaaatggacaggacgccttatggtgcggagcgtcctttatatgcgctgagttccaaaatctgactgacagccgacacgctgtttatatagagaaaaggcggaagtgactgtggccaggcatgcgggagagaagtcggccaatcagggaagggtgggggtgtatatatacatatatggagagggagagagagagagagagagagagagagagagagagggagggagagagagagggagggagagagagaggacagacaagctagtccgccaatggtgaagggtgggcgtgtaagtggacgcctcaagccagtaccaacacttgtatagagtgtggcaatgtgcattgttgcaaaactccggttttggtttctaagaatccctgaaaataaattcgacgtaaagacacgcctacgaagctcagttcaaacttaaagccaccggttatgcttttggcatgcgtccccatctcacagcagcggtgaaaaaacaagtcaagcaaatgaactctgagcttgccgttattcccggaggcttgactaaagaactccaaccgctggacattggcatcaaccgggcgttcaaagtaaagttgcaaacggcatgggaacaatggatgatcggtggcaaacacaactttacaaagagtgagaggcagcgcttggcgagttacgccacaatacgcaacaacgagagggaacgcggcgtttttgatggattacggtacttgcacaattgttcaattctttctacacacacaagcgctgccaccatgtttcgctctgttctttactttcaaatgtgggaaagcttcacacgagagaaatgttgactttgctgttgctactccttctttccgctcggcaatgcgtagcaactcacactagcatgtgatacattcaatgacaacggagatgtgcagtcctctgcttctgatacagaagatgaggactttgatggatttctgggtgatgattgatcgaaaaacgtgagaacattgtacgatggctaaataaaatccacccaaactcagttctgctttcgttgcctttttaaaaacgtgtttttatcttatctgtatgtcttggcatgctaccgtatgcttcaagctaacgtgttagagtgcgcgcatgcatgccgtatgtttaagctggcgtatgttttaccactgtaaaattgcggccattagtacgatgcgtcctgtgtatgtgtaaaatacagaaatgtcacgcattgctgagactgcggccattagtacgatgcgtcgagtagtcgtgaaaatacagtatattcgaCTGCGCAGGTGTGTTTGTGATGAAGTGGAAAAGAATGAAGCAAACCTTCCAAGTATTTCCAGTAGTTCAGCAATTCCATTGTGATGTTCTGTCTCATAgataaaccttaaaaaaaaaaagggcagagtattttttgggggggctattCCAACACTGTTAATCTCGTTACCTCATATAGTGGCCAGGGTGGGCTGTCAttcatttactcaactgcagagagTACCGTGCGTTTTGCCCGGctctaattttgaaaagtgaaCTTTCCAATGGTAAAATTTCTGATTTTGTTCCATGAAGGGTGCACGATGCATCCACTagaattgaaatatttttgctttaacGTCTGCTGTGAAGGTGACGCATGCTCGAGTACTTTTGACCATCATGGTACCAgctgtttttatccatttgaGACATGTAATTGGGGACAGCCATGACAATGgaggccactatttgaggaaacagTATCCACTTTCGTTTTACTTATTGCCCAAAaggttgtaaaaaaataactcaaactAGACCAACCTATAGAAAATGTTATTAATCTGTTTTCTGATGTAAGCTCTCAGGCCGAGGAACTTCCCATAGATCCTGTGAAGAGTCGTTTTGAGGAAGTCTCGTTCTCTGGGATCTTCACTGTCAAATAGTTCTAGAAGCTTGAATTGTAAGAGAGAAGACACACGTCACATTAAGCATGCATAATCTCACATGGCCTTGAAAATACCTTtttatggttgtttttgttgaaccgAATGATTTTCCCATAGTGGTGTCAAGTCGTTTGTCTGAACCGACAAGTGCTTCTCTTCGTCTTACCTGCATAACAAATTTCTGGTCGATGTATTTCTTTGCTATGTTGGGCTGAAAGTCAGGCGATTCTAAAAACCTAAGGAAAAATTCATAGACGAGCTGCAACAGAAGCAGAAAAGGGGCAGAATTGAGAGTAAAATACGTCATGCGCTGCTCATGAACCGTAACCGCATCTTTTCTGTGTGCGTatcattcaaattaaaagctAACAATTTCTTTTCGCACTACGTACTGAATAGTGACGCGCTCCTGCAAACACAACAGACAATGGAGTGAGTGAACCTGTAATGTTGGAAATCAATGAAAGGAGCAACAACCTGGAGGTGTGGCCACGCCGCTTCAAGTGTCGGCTCATCCTCCTCGGGATCAAATTCAGCTCCCGTGGGATTGGAGGAAGGAGGCAGTGTTCTAAACATGTTCACGGCAAACTAAAGGCAGACAGAAAATGAAGAGAGCATGAATTCGGGATGAGACGAGGGAGCAAAAGAATGACTGCATTGGGTTGTTCTAATTTAGGGTGGCTGCTTGAACGCACACCAACCAAAACGTCACCACAAAAGCAGCTACATAATGGATATTAAATGCAGTAACTATTTTTGGTAATGAGCTAGAAAAAGATTTAATCAGGTTTAAATGGTTAATTGTCATGAGGCCCTTTAAATGTTTTCTGTCAATTCCCTCCTGATTTTTGTGTATATTTTAGGGCGAAATTGGTCATAAGGAGGAGGGGGCATTAATGGCCGGTTTTACACAGCATGCCAGGAGTGGCACAATTgggatgtgtgtgtgatggaattgttaaaaaaacaaacaaacaaactaatatTTTGAGGATGGAGTCAGGCCTCTTCCTATtctggattaaaaaatatatccgtATCAGATATTTGCTAATGCAGCGTAAGCACACACATCTGAAATACTCCCAACAACGCAATCTTGCTCCAAGTCAACAAAATACAATTAGTGACACATACGTAAACATTTCCAAATACCACCCATACACTGAGCAAAAGCACCGACTATGAAATATGGTGCGCATAGGCTCCATGCTACAGACGCGTCCATCATTAAATAACTGCAGAAGGCGGGCGCTCGTGAACAAAACAACTCCGTACATTAGGCCGGACGGATGAGGAGCAGAATACAACTGGCCTCCAGAAAGAGTAAATGTACAAACCCGTTATCTTCTCATCTATCAGTcaaaagtcaattttatttataagctccTTGAACTGTGGGCTGCAAGGGGTTTGGCTGACAAtaatgcgtgcatgtgtgctgtAATGTGGCCTCTCGCATGTCAACTGACTCCCCTGTGGGCTGCTGTAGCCGGCTGGGCAATCACGGGACAGTGCAGGTGGTCCTCTGAGACACTCTAAGCCTTGTTCGACAGGACTGCAAGGTATACAGGCTTGTTGTGGCAGCGCCACACATCAGACCGGCAAAGATGCGTGACGTGATAATGGAAACTGAAAGAAAAGGTCTCCACAAGACTATATGCTAATGTCGGCTTTGGGGTCTGAAATTTCTTAAGACTGGCTGGAGAAAAGCCGTAATAAGGACGACGGGCAACAGACAGCTGTTGTGCTCCAAATGTCAACTTCGGCACTTCCTTTGTGAGCAGGGAAATCCCCGTGTTGGAAACACGACCCAATAATCAGAGCGCATCATTACAACCGAATAGGAAATATTTGACAAGCCTGCGGTTTGTTAAATTCTCCCACTTCGAAACATATGTGCAACGCATGCCCACATAAACGCATGCACATTTCACTGGAGTCAGGACAAAACCATGTACTTCCAAAATACTGTAGTACTTTAAAGACCCTAAAcagcattttcaacattttagatTGGTCACTGATTTGTGACTGAGCAATAGTATAGATTTTTGTATTGTACCAGATTGTGACTTATGAGGTTCCAGcatggcaggaaaaaaatatataggccactttggagttggcatttttttaaggaaaaaaagggggaaaaaaagaaagaaaactccactatAAGCAATTATACCAGAAAATACCGTGCTCATAACAGAGCACTTGACCAGGTTGCTAACCAACCAACACACTGCACGCGTGGCACAGCAAATACTCCTCAAAATTTCTAATTTTATTCCCATCATTACAATGACAGTATTGTTTGTGACCGGCGCTTCAACTGCAAGTCGTATCAGCATGTGGAAATGCTGCGCACAggtgcaggggaaaaaaaaaaaaaagttggcccttttttcaccatttttatatatacaatGTGGAAATTGCAAACCGAGCTACATGCCTTGAAATGACGCGAGAGCTTCTGGATGCAAGTTTTGAACTGCTATCGCCGTTGCGTTTGTGTGTTAGTGCGTCGTCcaagccccacccccccaaacccatATCTTAATTTACCATCCAATTATGGCTGTTAATAGAAGGTTAATTAAATTGATGTCACATAAACTAAAACTTAGCCAACCAGGCCGCCAGCCCCCTATTCCATGACCGACTTTCACACGCATCATCGTctttggaaaacacacagacccTCCCGAACTCTGACCAAACAGCCAGGCGCTTCACTGACCATGTGAACGACCTCCGGGTAGATGGGCTCTGTGATGACATTCCTATTGTGGGTGATGTACTCCACCATCTCGCTCAGTGCCGCCCGCTTCACCTCCTTCCATTTCAGGTCACTCAGCGGGTCGGACAGGAAGTCAAAGAGGACGCAGCACTGCCGCAGCTTCTGGATGAATAGCTTCTCTTGCTCCGCGGGGGCCACGTCTGCAGGAATAGCCAGGCAGGAGAACAGGGTCAAACATGGCATCTCGAGCGACACCTGATAAATGAAGCAGTTTGGAATCTGGGACGAGGGGACGCCATGTTTTTTGCGAGAAGGAGGGTGAGCTCAAGGGGACGATGGGGTAGGACCAACTGTCAAGAACGAATACGGAACAGAGCGACTGTTGCGAGAGAGATGCGAGCTGGCAAATGAGTCGTGAAGACTCAAGTGTCGGGACTATTCGAAACCCAGAGCAGGCGAGTGGACATTAAGAAGAGAGATGTGAGGACGAGGGATTTGGGAAGTGGGTGAACGGTCACGGCCCAGATGTACGGAGCACgcgacaaaggaaaaaaaaaaatggtggtcgCTATTATTGGTACGTGGTTGTTACAGAGCTTCCTGTTTCGCTTCATTTCCATGTGTAAACAAACGAAGAGGAAATGACACAAGGGACACGGTGGTTTATTAAACGAGTCAACAATTGCAAGGCAGAGTCGGGTtctaattgttctttttttccaaatggcTCTCATACTGCCGCCTGTGTGATACTACCTACGTTGTTTATAGGGTTATAGTTTTAGGGTATTtcatcatttacaaaaaaaaacaaaacaactcacAGTCGATCAAACAACGGAAGTGAAAAATTTAATTAGCCACAGTAAATTCCTGATTTAACAAGAGGCCAAGTAGTTCTTCACAAAAGGGTCAGGTGGctttattctattctattcattCAAGGGGTGTGAGTGGGGACTCTACAGAAACAAGAATTCTAGAAGgtagaaaaatactttttcaaagaaagcagtgtacattaacacctGTGTAGTTGCACTTGAAAGGGCTCAAAAGAATGCTACGGCTTCAATTTCACACAACGCTAGCTAGCGTCACTCATTTACATGGACAAGAGAGCAAGTATCCGGTGTCAccgaatcccccccaaaaaacgcagCCTCTCAATGTACTTTACAGAGAGTTGTGGACCAAAGTATTGCGACAGCGTTTGAGTTCAACTTGTGTCCAATTAAACGGGTTTGTTAGCGCGACAATTCGAGAAGGCTGATGCGTAGAGGGAAACCATCTTGTGACACGCCTCTTTGGAGAATAAGGGAGAATGCCAAATCATCAAGTTGTAAAACAAGCACGGCGATCTTGTGATTCCAAGCAGTGTACAAACATGCCTCTGAGGAATGAAAGGGACACTTTAGACCGACCGTCCGTTTGAAAGGTTGGGATTTCATGATGACAAAGACACCAAAACGCGATTTCCTCATTCACGACAACAGCAGgcctcaaaatgtcatttttgcaaGGCATTAAGTAGTAGAattatgtcattaaaaaataaaaaagtcaggGCACTCGCATCTCAAGACACCATTGTATGTCAAAAATTGACATCCAAGTCTGGTTCCGTTCTGCATCGCTCCTGCGGTTACATAAGTCCTATCTGACTGCGGAATCAACTTTGAGCAGTCCCCAAAATACTTTTCGTCACATTGTGTTACAGACAGAGACTCTGAATGGTGATCACAACATCAATAGGAGCCACAATGCGACTTCTATTAATGTAACCCCCATTTGAGCGCTGTGGGGGAGGGCATGCGCGAACACAGACAGACAAGTTTATCATGGAGAACAGAGCAGAATTAAACCGACTGACTGtctgatcaaaacaaaagaCTGCAATAAAACACCAGTAACGTCGGAACCGCTTTTGCTCGGATGTGGCTGAAATGACAATCTCTTACAAATTCAAGAACTGACAGATACGATATTCACGATACGATATTTATGCACTTAGGTAAGGGGGACAGAACGTTAGAGGTTTGCAGGCATACGAGAGAGCAACTTGTGATTGCATCCAGGATTTGTGCAGCTTTGCAGACCAACGTTTGCAACACAAGCAGCATTAACACAACCACTGGTGCAAGGTGTAGGCCTTCTTGTATGCAACACTGTTAGAAATGCACAAAGGGCCAACACGACATGGCTCAGCAGCCGCACAACTCACTATTACGCTTATATGCCGTTTCGCTTCACTGAGCCTGTCCCACCTtgaagtaatgttttttttgtcttctttcaaaaaaaaattgatggctCACCTTTCGAATGTCAGAGGCATGTGGCGAAGCAGTTTTGATGGCTTCATTAACTCATTTGTGAGCCTGCCACAATATATTACGGGTTGTGCTTGCCAGTCAACTCgcatccttaactcattcagtaccagccaattctggaccaagtgtgaaaaggcatttaaaaacgtctttgggagtgaatgagttaagtgcatCTGCCGATTCGAAAGCTTCTCCCTATTATTTAGCCCTTTTCTGAAAATGCTCTccagttgttttttaaaatatcaattttTCCTAGTTTGTGTTGTTCTTTTCATTATCGTGACCAAGATTTTGGTCgagagacaattaaaaaaaaaaaaagggggtcatTGAAGTTGGGCAAGCAATGAAAGCAGCCAAACTGAGGAGACATTGTCTCTCTTGCTCTACGTTCGCACTGAAGGTCGTAAAGCTCAATTCGCATTTTTGGCtggaatcagattttttttttctggtgtgtaACTGTTCACATTTCACATGAATTGCAACCTCAATTCATCTGGCGTGTGAACCTAATACTGCACATGAAATACCTATATCGCGATATACTTTTCAGGCATATCGCCCAGCCCCAATAGCGACTGTAACTGATGTCACGACATTGTCGCAAGGAGcgtgtgactgtgagcatgaATAGTCGTTACAGAAATacagaaatgaataaatgcatcCATAGGATTTGGTTCGCATTTGCCTGCAGTTTGATTGTAGCTTTACATTCACAGATGGCAAGTTTTGTACTTCCAAGTAGCTGATCAAGGGTCATATTCCCATTTCACTTCGAACACTACTAAAAGAGAGGTGAtttaccaagaactaaacaagCGTACCTTTTCACAGTACAATTCGCAAATAACATGTCAAAAACATTGCTTGTATGCAAGGGTCATAATGATTGAGACAGACACAAAAGGCAGCGGGCTTGTGTGGCTCAATAGAATGTAATCAATAATCGCCCTGGGTTGCAGCTGAGGCCGCGTTGCAGAGTACAGTGGCGCCTTTCAAACTCGACCGAGTCCTTTGTACAAAGTGTGAGAGGGCATGTCTGGCATTGCTGCGCCCAAAGAATGAAATGTTCACACGTGAGCGGGACTGTCAAAAGGGTTACTGGAAGGAATGGAGGGATTTAAAAAGAATCGCCATTTCAAGTCTGTTCCCCTTCCCCCCAATTATTAACCCGCATCAACTGCAAcagatacatatttttttccagaagtaTTTTCAATCAAGAAACCAGTCCGACATTTGAGCATTTACGGGCCACTATGGCCCCTTTCAATTGGCTCCAAACAGTCATTTCACAAGTGGCAAGGCTTTGCTTTGCGGTTGGACACCCCTCAATCAAGTGAATGGGAATGGAAAAATGTCCCCGCCGCGCGATATTTTGTTTTACTACAAAATGTCAATATTTCATTCAATAGCTCATCTGAAATGATGTTTATTGCATAGACTATGCTTTTATAACTTTGGTGACGGCCGGCTCTGTCTCACTGGTGCAAAATTAGAAAGTGGGCGTTTGCAGCGTCATTCGTCACTGCACTTCCTGTCAGTCAATCAGATGACAGTGATAACACATTTGCAAACGGCCTGCATTTTAGAACAACCTCTGAGATGGTTCTGAGGTGGTTCTATAGAAACCGCTCCAGCTATTTCATGCCCTTTTCTTAGCAAGAGTGGTACAGGTGAAGCACGGAGCAAATTCCTCGGGTGAAAAGTTTCCAACAGGACTGCACAACATATCGAAAAAAATATTATCATTGCGCTAATAGCCTGTCCAATATATGCATTGTAAAGGTGTGCAATAAGTTTCTTAcagaattgtatttttatatgcAACCTTAAATGAGAAACACCTTCGAAAGAATGAAGAGTATCGAGGGGAATGACAATTAGTTTGCTAAGGATACACTGAGCTTGCTTATTTCgccacatggggggggggggggggggggggaaacatgcTTGCATTTACATAACAAAAATGGCATTTCTTTAGATACACATTAAATATAGTAATAATATCACTATATTCAACATCCATATCGGATGTTTTTCCAATATTGTGCAGCCGTACTTcaatatgctgaaaaaaaattcagcttCTGCAACGAAGTGtataaatgttgtttgtttcttagTGGGGATTAAAGATGGCagtctttttaaataaacaggTCACTATAGGGACCAGGAAAGTAACTAAATCAACCTTGCTCTTGTAAattagctcctctctgtttgcaGGAATGTTGTTAACCAGTCCCTTCAGGAATATTCAAAGACGCAAATGAgacaattcacacaaattcgAGCAACGACTGAATTACGCACCATTGTAATTTCATCCAAGAACAGCAACTTTTCACGGCTTGGACCAATCATCCAAGCTTTCTGCAGGTTTCACTAATTACAACAGTCCCCTGCGCAAACTTAACACTATGGGGCCAAATTCCCATCCTGCTTTTTGGCGTGAAGCAGCATGCACGTGCAACTTCAACGTCTTATCACCCGACACAAGAATTCATCTTAAGGCAGCGCACAACACTTTTCTGAAAACCATCTCCTTCTACCATCGATAGTAGTGATCAAAGCATGCGCACCCGTTGCTGTGAATTTAGGCATGTATGCGAGGGATCCTGATGTGACTTTcaaaaacatacagtagttACGTGCCAGTCACTTCAAACGTGCCATGAACTAGGATTTATCTGATTGTTATTGTGTTTATGATGTACGAGCAACCTTGAAATAAAATGCTAAAGAGAAGGGGGACACCAATGTGAGAAATGTGTGAGTGAGGCAGaggaaagagaaataaaatagtTAGTGGTTATTTTGCCGGCAACTCTCGTGCTTGTGTTATTTTGGGATGCACGGGTCTGATTCCAGCTGTGGCTGTTAGGACAATCGATGTTATTTTGTGGTTCTAATCATaagctttttttcaaaatcttgaACTTTTAACTCTAACCTCAACGTCATCgttttaaatattaaatgttacctctttttatttttaaccctgTATTTATCCTTACCATAACCTTTTTGTGTTTCACTAACTACATTGAACATGTTCAACTGTTTAATGTTTCAAGAAACATGTGAAACAAAACGGCTCATTCACAACTCCTGACTGgctgaaaaaaatttaaaaaccaaataaaataagGTTCAGAGCGGAATTTGAATATGTGACACACTGGAAGAAAGCATCACTTGCGGGGGCGACCACTCTACCCAGTACACCACGAGCCGGCACACTTGTGCAGAATTTGTACCTGGAGTTCTCACGCGATAGGTAGCAAGTTGGTCACGTTTTTGTCTATCTCAGGTGGCtgctttttttgccattttctgtCTACTGAAGATCACATCACAGTTGAACACAACAAAATTTGGCCACTCGAAGAGAGAAAAAATTGTGGATTTTGCTGCCTACTTTTATCCC
This sequence is a window from Hippocampus zosterae strain Florida chromosome 14, ASM2543408v3, whole genome shotgun sequence. Protein-coding genes within it:
- the ppp2r5ca gene encoding serine/threonine-protein phosphatase 2A 56 kDa regulatory subunit gamma isoform isoform X2, with protein sequence MLTCNKSADRMVVDAPNSNGPFQPVALMHFRDVAPAEQEKLFIQKLRQCCVLFDFLSDPLSDLKWKEVKRAALSEMVEYITHNRNVITEPIYPEVVHMFAVNMFRTLPPSSNPTGAEFDPEEDEPTLEAAWPHLQLVYEFFLRFLESPDFQPNIAKKYIDQKFVMQLLELFDSEDPRERDFLKTTLHRIYGKFLGLRAYIRKQINNIFYRFIYETEHHNGIAELLEILGSIINGFALPLKEEHKIFLLKVLLPLHKVKSLSVYHPQLAYCVVQFLEKDSTLTEPVVMALLKYWPKTHSPKEVMFLNELEEILDVIEPSEFVKVQEPLFRQLAKCVSSPHFQVAERALYYWNNEYIMSLISDNAAKILPIMFPALYRNSKTHWNKTIHGLIYNALKLFMEMNQKLFDDCTQQFRAEKNKEKAKSKEREEAWIKIENLAKSNPQLQHGHWKDRPMVRRKSELPQDIYTTKALETHRRADDMLTTRDGL
- the ppp2r5ca gene encoding serine/threonine-protein phosphatase 2A 56 kDa regulatory subunit gamma isoform isoform X1 translates to MLTCNKSADRMVVDAPNSNGPFQPVALMHFRDVAPAEQEKLFIQKLRQCCVLFDFLSDPLSDLKWKEVKRAALSEMVEYITHNRNVITEPIYPEVVHMFAVNMFRTLPPSSNPTGAEFDPEEDEPTLEAAWPHLQLVYEFFLRFLESPDFQPNIAKKYIDQKFVMQLLELFDSEDPRERDFLKTTLHRIYGKFLGLRAYIRKQINNIFYRFIYETEHHNGIAELLEILGSIINGFALPLKEEHKIFLLKVLLPLHKVKSLSVYHPQLAYCVVQFLEKDSTLTEPVVMALLKYWPKTHSPKEVMFLNELEEILDVIEPSEFVKVQEPLFRQLAKCVSSPHFQVAERALYYWNNEYIMSLISDNAAKILPIMFPALYRNSKTHWNKTIHGLIYNALKLFMEMNQKLFDDCTQQFRAEKNKEKAKSKEREEAWIKIENLAKSNPQFSVLVDPSDFNSPVAMETDVPLIEDVQRLKKTVEEGATQLQHGHWKDRPMVRRKSELPQDIYTTKALETHRRADDMLTTRDGL